One region of Daphnia pulicaria isolate SC F1-1A chromosome 7, SC_F0-13Bv2, whole genome shotgun sequence genomic DNA includes:
- the LOC124349649 gene encoding uncharacterized protein LOC124349649, producing the protein MAKFRWWILLMVVSIAILTESTTTTKKPKSRKAPLQNPYRTSKRVQQPSGAAQPAQRSIPRPLSASQPGPLRPEESVAAPSVVRRNPASLQSSSQDLGFEDTPVDRSRLKEDMAALGLSLDSNDNNVNAIGPANTGNQQRPPARAPVRAPARAPARAPARSPARAPALRPLPAPNPYSDYEDLLFDEYDQPLQDNKLLAETASPTSNKFLKSEVCGRKFFCQRGNRGPCHRNEVFLPQLNDSSIFTRPSCGNMVSYPWNGCMSAGKVGVAANNAAVGGGCAVRFPQRPCYGYPPNYRFYTETKRCYPVSVGWEGGMSNSGPCPLNKVFTDIDGINGMCQCRDRNQLLFKGDDRCHRIYAKGPCDHGNWLEPDTNGYGMCNRSPCPESKCDGRHIYWKSTPNSEGGCYKSFTRGPCRSGSYFLVEDYGTRRGRCVSQYGSSFNPMSPYAIPPRYPVMRNPYDMMYSNNMLSPWSKIGMYPPFGGQQDYGGEDYDDISNLDY; encoded by the exons ATGGCAAAGTTTCGGTGGTGGATCTTGTTAATGGTAGTGTCGATTGCGATCCTGACGGAatcgacgacaacgacgaagAAACCCAAATCACGCAAAGCACCTCTCCAAAACCCATATAGAACGTCCAAAAGAGTTCAACAACCATCTGGCGCTGCACAACCAGCTCAAAGATCAATCCCCAGACCACTTTCGGCATCTCAGCCCGGACCCTTAAGGCCGGAGGAATCGGTTGCTGCTCCTTCAGTCGTCCGACGGAATCCGGCGTCGCTTCAATCATCATCGCAAGATTTGGGATTTGAAGACACTCCGGTTGATCGCTCTCGTCTTAAAGAGGACATGGCTGCATTAGGTCTGAGCCTGGATTCGAATGACAACAATGTCAACGCAATAGGACCCGCGAATACTGGTAACCAACAACGTCCTCCGGCACGAGCTCCCGTTCGCGCTCCTGCTCGCGCTCCCGCCCGCGCTCCTGCTCGTTCTCCCGCTCGTGCCCCCGCTCTTCGGCCACTTCCAGCCCCTAATCCTTACAGCGATTACGAAGATTTACTTTTCGACGAATACGACCAACCATTGCAGGACAACAAACTTTTGGCTGAAACTGCATCAccaacatccaacaaatttcTCAAATCTGAAGT GTGCGGACGTAAATTTTTCTGCCAGCGAGGTAATCGGGGTCCGTGTCATCGTAACGAAGTATTCCTTCCTCAGCTCAACGATTCCAGTATATTCACTCGCCCGTCTTGCGGTAATATGGTGTCCTATCCATGGAACGGTTGCATGTCCGCTGGTAAAGTCGGAGTGGCGGCAAATAATGCAGCAGTGGGCGGAGGTTGTGCTGTTCGATTCCCCCAGAG GCCTTGCTATGGATACCCTCCAAATTATCGATTTTACACGGAAACGAAACGATGCTATCCCGTCTCTGTCGG ATGGGAAGGCGGCATGTCCAATTCAGGCCCATGCCCTTTGAACAAAGTGTTTACTGATATCGACGGAATCAATGGCATGTGTCAATGCCGCGATCGTAATCAGCTTTTATTCAAAGGAGATGATAGGTGCCACCGTATCTACGCTAAG GGCCCTTGTGACCATGGCAACTGGCTGGAACCGGATACCAACGGCTATGGTATGTGCAATCGATCGCCTTGTCCGGAAAGCAAATGCGACGGCCGCCACATTTACTGGAAGTCAACACCAAACTCAGAAGGAGGCTGCTACAAGTCGTTTACACGTGGGCCCTGCAGGAGTGGTAGTTATTTCCTTGTCGAAGATTATGGCACCCGAAGAGGTCGCTGTGTTTCCCAGTATGGATCGTCTTTCAATCCCATGAGTCCGTACGCCATTCCGCCTCGCTATCCCGTGATGAGAAACCCTTACGATATGATGTACTCTAATAACATGTTGAGTCCCTGGTCGAAAATCGGAATGTATCCTCCGTTTGGTGGACAACAAGACTATGGCGGAGAGGactatgatgacatttccaaTCTCGACTATTAG
- the LOC124349903 gene encoding uncharacterized protein LOC124349903, translated as MSILWFGRKWLTVLVTLAICFIVIVALSAKIHKVSSVLDYQNYAQLFVSSAVEPKQFEIDWKTMNVTKLTPHQIIEYFKWSNQTSCKLTHDFGGHMLKNPSGLDGQKAVCLDDQIAPKAGRCIFYSFGINNEWSFDETMENYGCKVYSFDPTMKVENHKHSKDVNFYNLGIADKDDGGNFKTLSSIYSMLKLDHGDAIIDYLKIDIEYNEWTVIPNIIQSGMLSKVRQMGIEFHLYAPATEINWFYDRVKIVKSIEDAGMVRFDSKYNPWFNGKMPAMNNMNESLGYEIAWYQILP; from the coding sequence ATGTCAATTTTGTGGTTCGGGCGTAAATGGCTGACAGTTTTAGTTACGCTGGCAATTTGTTTTATAGTAATTGTTGCTCTCAGTGCTAAAATTCACAAGGTTTCATCAGTACTGGACTATCAAAATTACGCGCAACTCTTCGTAAGTTCTGCTGTGGAGCCCAAACAATTCGAAATTGATTGGAAAACTATGAATGTCACCAAATTAACACCACACCAAATAATTGAATACTTCAAGTGGTCAAATCAAACGTCGTGTAAACTCACACATGATTTTGGAGGACACATGCTCAAGAATCCAAGCGGATTGGACGGGCAGAAAGCGGTTTGCCTTGACGATCAAATCGCACCTAAAGCGGGCCGTTGCATCTTCTATTCGTTCGGGATCAACAACGAGTGGTCTTTTGATGAAACTATGGAAAATTACGGCTGCAAAGTCTATTCATTCGATCCGACAATGAAAGTAGAAAATCACAAACACAGCAAAGATGTTAATTTTTATAACCTCGGCATCGCGGATAAGGACGACGgtggaaattttaaaacactTTCGTCTATTTACTCGATGCTCAAGCTGGATCATGGGGATGCCATTATTGACTATTTGAAAATTGATATTGAATACAACGAATGGACAGTCATCCCAAATATAATTCAATCGGGGATGTTGTCAAAAGTGAGACAAATGGGCATAGAGTTCCACTTGTACGCTCCCGCTACAGAAATTAACTGGTTTTACGATCGTGTCAAAATCGTAAAATCAATCGAAGATGCCGGAATGGTACGATTTGATTCAAAATACAACCCATGGTTCAACGGGAAAATGCCTGCCATGAACAACATGAATGAATCTTTGGGTTATGAGATAGCTTGGTACCAGATCCTACCCTGA
- the LOC124349768 gene encoding collagen alpha-1(I) chain-like — MPISHFAVAMKLFLILCWAALATCTYPPPKSWGKQPAPVPCAKQSIELVRKNADNLLYLEYMRKQAQGDEDFLSWTGTDEYQQRLNEFQYGNCETESSVICPSAPSCEYNCGSSCENYGPKIAMLQAELKRQRLMIQRLYAQILVISQTKSSSCDYDTCLPAPSCETRCPSPAPCEVECPAPAPRCESSCNSYPGPRGAPGPPGPPGPPACETAGEMGPRGPPGPPGNNGRPGNDGAPGTCSCQDGEPGNPGTPGKPGTDGKRGTPGEPGIPGIPGSPGTSTTCQTPSCPPAPVPPPAPVPVSCCGGTSTCNQPCPYPCQSPPCFYPPVQSPNCCGGSMGSVCGNPCPPQISCNTSPCFYGTPMMPSMPAPCGSATGCNTGYSHIKGYTNNMYG; from the exons ATGCCCATCAGTCATTTCGCAGTCGCCATGAAGTTGTTTCTAATTTTGTGTTGGGCGGCTTTAGCAACCTGCACCTACCCACCGCCAAAGTCGTGGGGAAAGCAACCTGCTCCTGTTCCTTGCGCCAAACAGAGTATCGAACTTGTGCGCAAGAATGCCGATAATTTGCTCTACCTGGAATACATGAGGAAACAGGCCCAGGGCGACGAAGATTTCCTTTCGTGGACGGGCACCGACGAGTACCAGCAACGTCTCAACGAATTTCAATACGGAAACTGCGAAACGGAATCGTCCGTCATTTGTCCCAGTGCTCCGTCTTGCGAATATAACTGCGGCAGCAGCTGTGAAAATTACGGACCGAAAATCGCCATGCTCCAGGCTGAATTGAAACGCCAAAGGTTGATGATTCAACGTCTTTATGCGCAGATCCTCGTCATTTCGCAAACCAAAAGCTCGTCGTGTGACT atGATACCTGCCTTCCCGCTCCTTCGTGTGAGACAAGATGTCCTTCTCCCGCTCCTTGTGAAGTGGAGTGTCCTGCTCCCGCTCCGAGGTGCGAAAGCTCCTGCAATAGTTACCCAGGACCTCGAGGTGCTCCTGGACCACCTGGCCCTCCAGGACCCCCAGCATGCGAGACCGCTGGTGAAATGGGACCAAGAGGCCCACCTG GTCCTCCCGGGAACAACGGTCGTCCAGGCAACGATGGTGCTCCTGGCACTTGCTCTTGTCAAGATGGTGAACCAGGAAATCCAGGAACTCCTGGCAAACCTGGTACCGATGGCAAACGCGGTACTCCTGGTGAGCCAGGTATTCCAGGCATACCAGGTAGTCCAGGTACTTCAACTACTTGTCAAACTCCCTCATGTCCACCAGCACCAGTACCTCCACCTGCACCGGTTCCAGTAAGCTGCTGCGGAGGAACATCCACTTGCAACCAGCCG tGCCCATATCCCTGCCAATCGCCGCCGTGTTTCTATCCACCAGTTCAATCCCCCAACTGTTGTGGCGGATCTATGGGTTCCGTTTGCGGAAATCCTTGCCCACCACAAATCTCATGCAACACTAGTCCTTGCTTCTACGGAACTCCCATGATGCCATCAATGCCCGCTCCTTGCGGATCTGCCACCGGATGCAACACGGGCTACTCCCACATTAAAGGCTATACCAATAACATGTATGGTTAA
- the LOC124349714 gene encoding uncharacterized protein LOC124349714, which yields MGFSVNFLLTAVVAWSFAGQILFICSGDANPTNEFFFQDEPHTLVRRGIFQKKFQTSKINNRAIKTILDDTMIDQGSGDEPDEEIGSGLFNGSGDQPDGEIESGLVDGNDGEPGKEIESELVDGSGDEPDGEIESGLVDGSVDQPDGEIESGLVDGNDGESDEEIESGLVDGNGDKPDGESEPGFQPKPETTEQNSALIPTIRPPPLELVSIEVCGQRYYCPKGSRGPCPANEILVEENGSDNPAEAPSYCSAYSNYPWDGCLSKVSQETASSSLSARCSLKSTAEPCTGYPPSYRYDPDTKTCRPAASSKGDWLVYECGTDQVYIGLNRRMGSCQCMKEFHLIYTAENKCYEPFTRGPCEKKMWLVPSSRREANCRPSPCPEKQIDGKHFYWKGHFHGPAGCYKPGTRGPCPERSTFIVTDYVLGHSRCERDWNFSI from the exons ATGGGGTTTAGTGTCAACTTTTTGCTTACTGCAGTTGTGGCTTGGAGTTTTGCTGGGCAAATCCTGTTTATTTGCTCCGGGGATGCTAATCCAACCAACGAGTTTTTCTTCCAAGATGAGCCCCACACATTGGTACGACGaggtatttttcaaaagaaattccagACATCGAAAATCAATAATAGGGCAATAAAAACAATACTGGATGACACAATGATTGATCAAGGTAGTGGTGACGAGCCGGATGAAGAAATTGGATCAGGGTTGTTTAATGGTAGTGGTGACCAGCCAGATGGAGAAATTGAGTCAGGCTTAGTGGATGGTAATGATGGTGAACCAGGTAAAGAAATTGAGTCAGAATTGGTTGATGGTAGTGGTGATGAGCCAGACGGAGAAATTGAATCAGGTTTGGTAGATGGTAGTGTTGACCAGCCAGATGGCGAAATTGAGTCAGGGTTAGTGGATGGTAATGATGGTGAGTCAGATGAAGAAATTGAGTCAGGATTGGTCGATGGTAACGGTGACAAGCCAGATGGAGAGTCTGAACCAGGATTTCAACCTAAACCTGAAACAACTGAGCAAAATTCAGCTTTAATTCCAACAATTAGACCACCCCCACTAGAGCTGGTGTCAATTGAAGT GTGTGGTCAACGCTATTACTGTCCAAAAGGAAGCCGAGGCCCGTGTCCGGCCAACGAGATTTTGGTCGAAGAAAACGGAAGTGACAATCCAGCAGAGGCGCCGTCTTATTGCTCCGCTTATTCAAATTACCCATGGGACGGTTGCTTATCAAAAGTCAGTCAAGAAACTGCATCTTCCTCGTTATCGGCCAGATGCAGTTTGAAATCGACAGCAGAACCCTGCACCGGATATCCACCTAGCTACCGCTATGATCCTGACACAAAAACCTGTCGTCCCGCGGCATCTTCTAAGGg AGATTGGCTGGTTTACGAATGCGGTACGGATCAAGTCTACATCGGATTGAATCGACGGATGGGTTCGTGTCAATGCATGAAGGAATTTCACCTTATTTACACTGCCGAGAATAAATGCTATGAGCCCTTCACTCGGGGGCCTTGTGAGAAGAAAATGTGGCTGGTGCCATCTAGTCGTCGTGAAGCCAATTGTCGCCCTAGTCCTTGCCCGGAAAAACAGATTGACGGCAAACATTTTTACTGGAAAGGACATTTTCACGGTCCAGCCGGATGTTACAAACCAGGCACTCGCGGACCTTGCCCAGAAAGAAGCACGTTTATTGTTACAGATTACGTCTTGGGCCACTCGCGATGCGAACGTGATTGGAACTTTTCCATTTAA
- the LOC124349879 gene encoding cuticle collagen bli-1-like isoform X1, with protein MKWFLILCCVTLAACANYPARSPCQRQNLDLVRQNADNLLYLEYMRKQAQGDDEWQVFAGTDEYQERLNELRSVNMECGMVESPCAEASCGSSCGSGCELYADKIASFQAELRRQKMMIQRLYSQILTVSQTSSSCGSACESPCESRCPPAPAPCENRCPAPRCESSCSSYPGPRGPPGPPGPAACNSPSEMGPRGPPGPPGLDGRPGRNGKDGEPGSCSCNDGEPGTPGIPGKPGVDGPKGPPGEPGIPAMPALPAPCAQPPCQMAMQVPIPQVPVSCCGGTLNCNSPCPYPCASPPCYYPPQQAPCATGGCGGGYPWKVI; from the exons ATGAAGTGGTTCCTAATTTTGTGTTGCGTGACTTTGGCAGCTTGCGCCAATTACCCTGCCAGGTCTCCCTGTCAGAGACAGAATCTCGATCTTGTGCGCCAGAATGCCGACAATTTGCTCTACCTGGAATACATGAGGAAACAGGCCCAGGGCGACGACGAATGGCAAGTCTTTGCAGGCACCGACGAGTACCAGGAACGCCTGAACGAATTGCGTTCAGTTAACATGGAATGCGGAATGGTCGAATCTCCGTGCGCGGAGGCTAGTTGCGGATCTAGCTGCGGCAGCGGCTGTGAGCTGTACGCAGACAAAATCGCCTCTTTCCAGGCGGAGTTGAGACGACAGAAGATGATGATTCAGCGTCTCTATTCGCAGATCCTCACTGTTTCGCAAACCAGCAGCTCCTGTGGAA GCGCATGCGAATCTCCGTGCGAAAGTCGTTGTCCTCCTGCACCTGCTCCTTGCGAAAATCGTTGCCCCGCTCCGAGATGCGAATCTTCCTGCTCTAGTTACCCAGGACCTCGAGGACCTCCTGGACCACCAGGACCTGCGGCTTGCAATTCTCCATCTGAAATGGGACCAAGAGGCCCACCTG gTCCACCTGGACTCGACGGACGTCCTGGCCGTAACGGAAAGGATGGCGAGCCAGGCTCTTGCTCTTGCAACGACGGTGAGCCGGGAACTCCTGGTATTCCTGGCAAACCAGGCGTTGACGGCCCCAAAGGTCCTCCAGGTGAGCCGGGAATTCCAGCCATGCCAGCTCTTCCAGctccttgcgcacaacctcCATGCCAAATGGCAATGCAAGTTCCAATTCCTCAAGTCCCAGTGAGCTGCTGCGGTGGGACATTGAACTGCAACTCTCCG TGCCCTTACCCTTGCGCATCGCCACCGTGTTACTATCCACCACAGCAAGCCCCTTGCGCCACTGGCGGTTGCGGAGGAGGATACCCATGGAAAG ttatttga
- the LOC124349879 gene encoding cuticle collagen bli-1-like isoform X2, whose translation MKWFLILCCVTLAACANYPARSPCQRQNLDLVRQNADNLLYLEYMRKQAQGDDEWQVFAGTDEYQERLNELRSVNMECGMVESPCAEASCGSSCGSGCELYADKIASFQAELRRQKMMIQRLYSQILTVSQTSSSCGSACESPCESRCPPAPAPCENRCPAPRCESSCSSYPGPRGPPGPPGPAACNSPSEMGPRGPPGPPGLDGRPGRNGKDGEPGSCSCNDGEPGTPGIPGKPGVDGPKGPPGEPGIPAMPALPAPCAQPPCQMAMQVPIPQVPVSCCGGTLNCNSPCPYPCASPPCYYPPQQAPCATGGCGGGYPWKG comes from the exons ATGAAGTGGTTCCTAATTTTGTGTTGCGTGACTTTGGCAGCTTGCGCCAATTACCCTGCCAGGTCTCCCTGTCAGAGACAGAATCTCGATCTTGTGCGCCAGAATGCCGACAATTTGCTCTACCTGGAATACATGAGGAAACAGGCCCAGGGCGACGACGAATGGCAAGTCTTTGCAGGCACCGACGAGTACCAGGAACGCCTGAACGAATTGCGTTCAGTTAACATGGAATGCGGAATGGTCGAATCTCCGTGCGCGGAGGCTAGTTGCGGATCTAGCTGCGGCAGCGGCTGTGAGCTGTACGCAGACAAAATCGCCTCTTTCCAGGCGGAGTTGAGACGACAGAAGATGATGATTCAGCGTCTCTATTCGCAGATCCTCACTGTTTCGCAAACCAGCAGCTCCTGTGGAA GCGCATGCGAATCTCCGTGCGAAAGTCGTTGTCCTCCTGCACCTGCTCCTTGCGAAAATCGTTGCCCCGCTCCGAGATGCGAATCTTCCTGCTCTAGTTACCCAGGACCTCGAGGACCTCCTGGACCACCAGGACCTGCGGCTTGCAATTCTCCATCTGAAATGGGACCAAGAGGCCCACCTG gTCCACCTGGACTCGACGGACGTCCTGGCCGTAACGGAAAGGATGGCGAGCCAGGCTCTTGCTCTTGCAACGACGGTGAGCCGGGAACTCCTGGTATTCCTGGCAAACCAGGCGTTGACGGCCCCAAAGGTCCTCCAGGTGAGCCGGGAATTCCAGCCATGCCAGCTCTTCCAGctccttgcgcacaacctcCATGCCAAATGGCAATGCAAGTTCCAATTCCTCAAGTCCCAGTGAGCTGCTGCGGTGGGACATTGAACTGCAACTCTCCG TGCCCTTACCCTTGCGCATCGCCACCGTGTTACTATCCACCACAGCAAGCCCCTTGCGCCACTGGCGGTTGCGGAGGAGGATACCCATGGAAAGGTTAA
- the LOC124349780 gene encoding protein pelota-like translates to MKLVSRYIDRDGTGRVALIPENPEDMWHAYNLISHGDTIRASTIRKVQTESATGSSSSSRVRTMLTIEVETIDFDTQACVLRLKGRNVEENQYVKMGAYHTVDIEPNRKFSLTKACWDVVALERIDMACDPSQNADVAAVIMHEGLANVCLVTGAMTLVRAKIDVTIPRKRKGSTSQHEKGLQKFYDTVLQAILRHVNFEVTRCILLASPGFVKDHFFEYMMQWASKNDNRMLIDNKSKFLLIHASSGFKHSLKEVLADPAVTSRMADTKAMAEVKALENFYSILQTEPSRAFYGLKHVLKANEGQAIDTLLVSDNLFRSQSVEERKKYVKLVESVRDNGGIARIFSSLHVSGEQLMQLTGVAAVLRFPMPELEDEPLDSDEDSE, encoded by the exons ATGAAACTCGTCAGCAGATATATTGACAGAGACGGCACAGG ACGGGTCGCTCTCATCCCCGAGAATCCCGAAGATATGTGGCATGCTTACAACCTTATTTCTCATGGAGACACCATCAGAGCCTCAACAATTCG gAAAGTCCAAACTGAATCGGCAACTGGCTCATCTTCCAGCAGCCGAGTAAGGACAATGCTCACTATAGAAGTTGAAACCATAGATTTTGATACTCAGGCCTGTGTATTAAGGttaaaaggaagaaatgtAGAAGAAAATCAATATGTCAAG ATGGGAGCATACCACACAGTTGATATTGagccaaacagaaaattttcgCTAACCAAAGCTTGCTGGGATGTAGTGGCCCTTGAACGCATTGATATGGCTTGTGATCCAAGTCAGAATGCAGATGTTGCTGCAGTTATTATGCATGAAGGTTTGGCAAATGTCTGTCTGGTCACAGGAGCAATGACCCTTGTCAGAGCTAAAATTGATGTTACTATTCCTCGTAAGAGAAAAGGAAGCACATCACAACATGAAAAG GGTTTACAAAAGTTTTACGACACCGTCTTACAAGCCATTCTTCGGCACGTCAATTTTGAAGTCACACGATGCATTTTGCTCGCCTCTCCCGGTTTTGTGAAGGATCATTTCTTTGAATATATGATGCAATGGGCTTCGAAAAATGATAATCGAATGCTGATCgataacaaatcaaaatttcttcttattcacGCCTCGTCAGGATTTAAACATTCATTAAAAG AAGTTTTAGCCGATCCCGCTGTCACATCGCGCATGGCCGATACTAAAGCCATGGCTGAAGTGAAAgcacttgaaaatttttattcaattctaCAAACAGAGCCAAGTCGTGCCTTCTACGGCCTGAAACACGTTCTAAAAGCCAATGAAGGCCAAGCTATTGATACTCTTTTGGTTTCCGATAATCTTTTCAG GTCTCAAAGTGTTGAGGAACGTAAAAAGTACGTTAAGCTCGTTGAAAGTGTGCGAGATAATGGAGGTATTGCCCGCATTTTCTCCTCACTTCACGTTTCGGGGGAAC AACTTATGCAGTTAACTGGTGTGGCCGCAGTGCTTAGGTTTCCTATGCCAGAGTTGGAAGATGAACCGTTGGACAGTGATGAAGACTCAGAATAA
- the LOC124349778 gene encoding bromodomain-containing protein 3-like yields MANLSTHHMVSTTEGTETWNSRLNFSTQECQMNYNLSNNQTKQQNSQTKDGFTTYYVLSSGELSSSSTESQVKKKEMQERRRKKKEKKLVREERRRKKEEKRKKEERRRKEEKRRKKEGRRRKGNIKKHAENFNLTSPAYKRVKRANASERFARNAHDDSKFKDIATWVALKATRTQLIDDAWVAPSSLNSQNGEVTNDLYEAISSDEDSLLDFTPTPSEANLTLPSNDQSESEVVGSVKKLSREELEKVAIRHIAMCEKYTKTELELDICKGREETFHSMILELNQEVIKLKSMIPPSKTTRSIGVQMQLHSSSGQQNSSSIPYPFQTRIKIEQVEGNSDKESIALNEICSNNLHTHPSFFGSSVLRTPVSSVNGNQIHSVIKQEKS; encoded by the exons ATGGCAAATTTATCAACTCACCATATGGTTTCCACCACTGAAGGCACTGAAACATGGAATTCga GATTGAATTTCTCCACTCAGGAGTGTCAAATGAACTATAATTTGTCCAATAATCAAACCAAGCAACAAAATTCTCAAACAAAAGATGGTTTTACTACTTATTATGTTTTAAGCAGTGGGGAACTGTCTTCAAGTTCAACAGAAAGTCAAgttaagaaaaaggaaatgcaagagaggagaagaaaaaagaaagaaaagaaactggttagagaagagagaagaagaaaaaaagaagaaaaaagaaaaaaggaagaaagaagaagaaaagaagaaaaaagaagaaaaaaagaaggaagaagaaggaag GGCAACATTAAAAAACATGCAGAGAACTTTAATCTTACTTCCCCGGCTTACAAACGAGTTAAACGTGCTAATGCATCTGAAAGATTTGCCAGAAACGCACATGATGACAGTAAATTCAAGGATATTGCTACCTGGGTAGCTCTCAAGGCCACACGAACACAATTAATTGATGATGCTTGGGTAGCCCCTTCCTCCCTTAACTCCCAGAACGGCGAAGTTACTAATGACTTGTACGAGGCCATATCAAGCGACGAAGATTCTCTTCTAGACTTTACACCGACCCCTTCTGAAGCCAATTTGACGCTTCCCTCCAATGACCAATCCGAGTCCGAAGTAGTGGGATCTGTGAAGAAACTGTCCAGAGAG GAATTAGAAAAAGTCGCCATCAGACACATTGCAATGTGTGAAAAATATACGAAAACTGAACTAGAATTGGACATTTGTAAAGGAAGGGAAGAAACCTTTCATAGCATGATTCTTGAATTAAACCAAGAG gtcataaaattaaaatccatGATTCCGCCATCTAAGACGACTCGATCTATCGGTGTGCAAATGCAATTG CATTCCTCGTCTGGACAGCAAAACAGTTCTTCAATTCCCTATCCCTTCCAGACTCGAATAAAAATCGAACAAGTTGAAGGAAACAGCGACAAGGAGTCCATCGCATTGAACGAAATTTGTTCAAATAACCTTCATACCCACCCTTCATTTTTTGGTAGCAGTGTCCTGCGTACGCCAGTATCGTCAGTCAATGGCAACCAAATCCATTCGGttattaaacaagaaaaaagttag
- the LOC124349640 gene encoding uncharacterized protein CG3556-like, producing MDRRPTPFNRGTVSTGLATSSVSLACFILLIHFSTPVIGAPQNNNNAAGGGSILTMAADDLIQPSASWLLERSKQSGSWGVDTPRALLALLRVIADRSATTGASSTVNFNPNSLQGLILRQEFDIQLLLFQLRNQGSTPQEEQANTLEPSRSLFALTLTAMCRNPRDFYGQDILAPILVLEEDHDGKLLQPFTFAFNAMAVCAGGGHLKRRHVVKLLESINQPPVQTHSIDLLAMVVLATSCLYQSSPKYRHLQDFLEQPLKMIAAQQQPDGSFDHNVATTALAIQALKIPGQLLEEQPTAKPISLPAWRPDLTVDWLRSQQKADGSFGDLFTTSEVLLALATQPGYGFLYSQCSNLNNQSGQLNTTTTEPPPTIPTTIPSAGSLGGDPAQKVHFTYVVWIGQNRSDVYAIQLTVPANSSFYEAMKIAAEADPRFEFSASVWPNGHYIHTIGGHRDQYIGFHFWLLFCMPMMPDPADPPSVIAPHYVAVGGVDDMFPKNGDYYLFWYKDV from the exons ATGGATCGCCGGCCAACACCTTTCAACAGGGGGACAGTGTCGACCGGATTGGCCACTTCTTCCGTGTCCTTGGCTTGCTTCATTTTGCTGATCCATTTCTCGACCCCGGTAATCG GTGCCCCGCAAAACAATAACAACGCTGCCGGTGGTGGATCGATTCTGACCATGGCGGCGGATGACTTGATCCAGCCGTCTGCCAGTTGGCTACTCGAACGATCCAAACAATCTGGCAGCTGGGGGGTTGACACGCCAAGGGCCCTCCTAGCCCTGTTGCGGGTCATCGCCGATCGTTCCGCCACCACAGGCGCGTCGTCCACCGTCAACTTCAATCCCAATAGTCTCCAAGGATTGATCCTGCGACAGGAATTTGACATTCAACTTCTTCTATTTCAGCTcag GAATCAAGGATCGACTCCGCAGGAGGAGCAGGCCAACACCCTGGAGCCCAGTCGCAGTCTGTTTGCTCTAACTTTAACGGCCATGTGCCGCAACCCGAGGGATTTCTACGGCCAGGATATTCTCG CGCCTATCTTGGTCCTGGAAGAGGATCACGATGGAAAGCTTTTGCAACCGTTCACGTTCGCCTTCAATGCGATGGCCGTTTGTGCCGGAGGCGGGCATCTCAAGCGACGTCACGTAGTCAAGCTACTCGAGTCCATCAATCAGCCGCCCGTCCAGACGCACAGCATTG ATTTGCTGGCCATGGTAGTTTTGGCTACTTCTTGCCTCTACCAGAGCAGCCCAAAGTATCGTCATTTACAAGACTTTTTGGAACAGCCACTGAAAATGATTGCGGCTCAGCAACAGCCGGATGGCTCTTTTGATCATAACGTAGCGACAACTGCGCTGGCCATTCAGGCTTTGAAAATCCCTGGCCAACTGCTGGAAGAACAACCAACGGCCAAGCCAATAAGTTTGCCAGCATGGCGTCCGGACTTGACTGTCGACTGGCTAAGGAGCCAGCAAAAGGCGGATGGATCATTTGGCGATTTGTTCACGACCAGCGAAGTTCTTCTAGCCCTGGCAACGCAACCTGGTTACGGTTTCCTTTACAGTCAATGCTCTAATCTTAACAATCAGTCGGGCCAGCTCAATACGACGACTACCGAGCCACCCCCAACCATCCCTACGACTATACCATCCGCTGGATCGTTAGGTGGCGATCCGGCTCAGAAAGTCCACTTTACCTACGTC GTGTGGATCGGGCAAAATCGATCGGATGTTTACGCGATCCAGTTGACCGTTCCGGCCAACAGTTCTTTCTACGAGGCTATGAAAATTGCGGCCGAAGCCGATCCGCGTTTCGAGTTCTCCGCCTCCGTCTGGCCCAACGGGCATTACATCCACACCATAGGAGGTCACAGGGATCAGTACATCGGTTTCCATTTCTGGCTCCTTTTCTGCATGCCAATGATGCCGGATCCTGCGGATCCGCCTTCCGTTATCGCACCTCATTACGTCGCAGTCGgag GTGTCGACGATATGTTTCCCAAAAATGGAGACTACTATCTTTTCTGGTACAAGGACGTTTAA